GGGGGTATTTCTTGATTTTGATATTATCATTTAAGTCGTTTACTTTCTTTCTTCTTAAATATTACAGAAGTTTGGGTAAAAATCACAGAAATGTGATGTTTTTTTCAGATGATAATCTTTCTACTATTTTAAAACAAACTCTTCTAGAGCGTAAGGATTATGGCTATAAAGTATATAGTTTTAATGGAAATGTCACTGAACAAGAGCTTACTCTTTTTTGGAAAACCAATGGTATAGATACATTATTTTTATCTTCAGAAAATGAAGCAAGTCAAATAAAAGAAATTCTAAAATTGGCGGAAATACATAAGGTTAATGTAAATCTTGTACCCAACACCTTTAACCAAAGTTTTTTTAACTACCATCTACAATATTTTGGAGTATCGCCTGTGCTTATTCCAGAAAGATATCCGCTAAGTTTTGTTAGTAATCAAATAATTAAAAGGTTATTTGATATCTTGTTTTCATCTTTAGTATTGGTGTTTGTGGGTATTTGGCTTTTCCCTATTATCTCATTTTTTATTTGGTTAGAAAGCGGCAGCCCTATCTCATTTATACAAAAAAGATATGGTTACCGGGAGAAAGTCTTCCAATGTTTTAAATTCAGAACAATGGTTGATGACCATCAATCCTGTGAGAAAAGAGTTACAAAAGTGGGGAGGTTTCTTAGAAAAACCAGCCTTGATGAGATGCCTCAATTTGTAAATGTTCTGTTTGGAGAAATGTCTGTGGTGGGTCCACGCCCTCA
This Riemerella anatipestifer DNA region includes the following protein-coding sequences:
- a CDS encoding exopolysaccharide biosynthesis polyprenyl glycosylphosphotransferase; this encodes MQNIRYSRYLKFLFIGADIFAILTCFYILFPNKEGEWLWKTENLIFLFIVCVFWGLLSGYTRLYHVPRTLTYTLHLERILKHALFFFLGIWMLELLSTKVNFSQNELTFWGYFLILILSFKSFTFFLLKYYRSLGKNHRNVMFFSDDNLSTILKQTLLERKDYGYKVYSFNGNVTEQELTLFWKTNGIDTLFLSSENEASQIKEILKLAEIHKVNVNLVPNTFNQSFFNYHLQYFGVSPVLIPERYPLSFVSNQIIKRLFDILFSSLVLVFVGIWLFPIISFFIWLESGSPISFIQKRYGYREKVFQCFKFRTMVDDHQSCEKRVTKVGRFLRKTSLDEMPQFVNVLFGEMSVVGPRPHMLSVDDFYKYQIEQYSTRSLVKPGITGLAQVNGLRGDGGENLDEKMKKRLLADVFYIKNWSISLDIVIILKTIFLIIRGDENAQ